The following are encoded together in the Lactuca sativa cultivar Salinas chromosome 1, Lsat_Salinas_v11, whole genome shotgun sequence genome:
- the LOC111898812 gene encoding uncharacterized protein LOC111898812: MSINRGQSYKGSQRGCPWLDFPQIGSKSTLLAWKRKLKKLKKKEFYLPNEIDWSHLTKVFIQDGVRITCDAWRRLFRLQEPVYQELCWEFYSTIKFRGSEDYFDTNVLTFMLGGEFWECSVVKLAWRMDLYEQNVAMTEAFGIFMEACHKDLPNIEDASRWWSTIGNEVYIPSAAQEASIRSPVHLYFGPYLLH, from the coding sequence ATGTCCATAAATAGGGGCCAAAGTTATAAAGGAAGTCAAAGGGGTTGTCCATGGCTTGATTTTCCACAAATTGGTTCAAAATCCACATTGTTAGCATGGAAAAGGAAACTGAAGAAACTGAAAAAGAAAGAGTTCTACTTGCCAAATGAAATAGATTGGTCTCATCTCACCAAGGTATTCATCCAAGATGGAGTAAGGATTACATGTGATGCTTGGAGGAGACTTTTCCGATTGCAAGAACCGGTATACCAGGAATTATGTTGGGAGTTTTATTCTACTATCAAGTTCCGTGGGAGTGAAGACTATTTTGATACAAATGTTCTTACTTTCATGCTTGGGGGTGAGTTCTGGGAATGCAGTGTGGTAAAACTAGCATGGCGAATGGATTTGTATGAGCAAAATGTGGCAATGACAGAAGCCTTTGGAATTTTTATGGAAGCATGTCACAAAGATTTACCAAATATTGAGGATGCATCAAGGTGGTGGAGCACAATTGGCAATGAAGTTTATATTCCATCTGCGGCACAAGAAGCGAGCATCCGATCACCGGTCCATCTTTACTTCGGTCCTTATCTGCTCCATTGA